Proteins from a genomic interval of Nocardia sp. BMG51109:
- a CDS encoding LuxR C-terminal-related transcriptional regulator: MTGLQELFDPRSVHGRAYAALVQHPRSSLPELARYLESPLEAVEAALDRLCELQAAVRIDSNGTTVWDAHAPEALSEAESRRRQAETARMHAAAARLGETFRSVRRTARGGGTVAPMYETRELIAEFEDLQRAARSGVRAIERGPYISDIDKAERLFDLQSARIDAGVRYQTLYQDTIYQDPDRLRFALATNAAGAQARTLPDPPLKVVIADGERAALVLHHDERRGDPMGLRIGPSPTLDVLIHTFDVLWSLAAPISVNPNEPLDERDRAILTLMGLGATDDTIARRLGMSRRTVVRRTASLLERLGASTRFQAGVQAIRRGWL, encoded by the coding sequence GTGACGGGCTTGCAGGAATTATTCGATCCCAGATCGGTGCACGGGCGGGCGTACGCCGCGCTCGTCCAGCATCCGCGCTCCAGCCTTCCCGAACTCGCCCGTTATCTGGAAAGCCCGCTCGAGGCGGTCGAGGCGGCGCTGGACCGCCTCTGTGAACTGCAGGCCGCCGTACGTATCGACAGTAATGGGACCACCGTGTGGGACGCGCACGCCCCGGAGGCGTTGTCGGAGGCCGAATCCCGGCGTCGCCAGGCCGAGACGGCACGCATGCACGCGGCCGCCGCGCGGCTGGGCGAGACGTTCCGCTCGGTGCGCCGCACCGCGCGGGGCGGCGGTACCGTCGCCCCGATGTACGAAACCCGGGAACTGATCGCCGAGTTCGAGGATCTGCAGCGCGCGGCGCGCAGCGGCGTGCGGGCGATCGAGCGCGGTCCGTACATCAGCGATATCGACAAGGCCGAGCGGCTGTTCGACCTGCAGTCGGCCCGCATCGATGCCGGGGTCCGCTACCAGACCCTGTATCAGGACACCATCTACCAGGATCCGGATCGACTGCGGTTCGCACTGGCCACCAATGCCGCCGGGGCGCAGGCGCGCACGCTGCCGGATCCGCCGCTGAAGGTGGTCATCGCCGACGGTGAGCGGGCCGCCCTGGTGCTGCATCACGACGAGCGGCGCGGCGATCCGATGGGACTGCGCATCGGTCCCTCGCCCACGCTGGACGTGCTGATACACACCTTCGACGTGCTGTGGTCGCTGGCCGCGCCGATCTCGGTGAACCCGAACGAGCCGCTGGACGAGCGCGATCGCGCCATCCTCACCCTGATGGGGCTGGGCGCCACCGACGACACCATCGCGCGGCGGCTGGGCATGTCGCGGCGCACGGTCGTGCGCCGCACCGCGAGCCTGCTGGAGCGGCTGGGCGCGAGCACCCGGTTCCAGGCGGGTGTGCAGGCGATCCGGCGCGGGTGGCTGTAA
- a CDS encoding M23 family metallopeptidase — MKDLLREGVVDRPSRHRAEPRTTDRVKLAASAAVAAGAIVGTAAQFAQAAPLLPVGHDNGPDTAELAKASAPVQQAEQQAAEPEPAEAAAPEPATAVAAPVAAPAPPAPFGLQNLPPEVAGPLSQAEQVIKGLQNQMAAPPAAVRPVAGAVSSNYGYRWGAMHSGIDFADSLGSPIRSVENGTVIEAGPASGFGQWVRVKNDDGTTAVYGHVNDILTQVGQRVNAGDVIATVGNRGNSTGPHLHLEIWDPGDAKMDPAPYLASKGVILSQQSWGPQ, encoded by the coding sequence GTGAAGGACCTGCTCAGGGAGGGTGTAGTCGATCGGCCGAGCCGGCACCGCGCCGAGCCGCGCACGACCGACCGGGTGAAACTGGCCGCGAGCGCCGCGGTGGCCGCCGGTGCCATCGTCGGCACCGCCGCCCAGTTCGCGCAGGCCGCGCCGCTGTTACCCGTCGGGCACGACAACGGCCCCGATACGGCCGAGCTGGCGAAGGCCTCGGCGCCGGTGCAGCAGGCGGAGCAGCAGGCCGCCGAGCCGGAGCCCGCCGAGGCCGCCGCTCCGGAGCCGGCGACGGCGGTGGCCGCACCGGTCGCCGCCCCCGCGCCGCCCGCTCCCTTCGGCCTGCAGAATCTGCCGCCCGAGGTGGCCGGCCCGCTGTCGCAGGCCGAGCAGGTCATCAAGGGCCTGCAGAACCAGATGGCGGCCCCGCCCGCCGCGGTGCGTCCGGTGGCCGGTGCCGTCAGCTCCAACTACGGCTACCGGTGGGGCGCCATGCACTCCGGCATCGACTTCGCCGATTCGCTCGGGTCCCCGATCCGCTCGGTGGAGAACGGCACCGTGATCGAGGCGGGCCCGGCGTCGGGCTTCGGCCAGTGGGTGCGGGTCAAGAACGACGACGGCACCACCGCGGTCTACGGCCACGTCAACGACATCCTGACCCAGGTCGGCCAGCGGGTGAACGCCGGCGACGTGATCGCCACCGTCGGCAACCGCGGCAACTCCACCGGCCCGCACCTGCACCTGGAGATCTGGGATCCGGGCGACGCGAAGATGGATCCGGCGCCCTATCTGGCCAGTAAGGGTGTGATCCTGTCGCAGCAGTCGTGGGGACCGCAGTAA
- a CDS encoding nitronate monooxygenase family protein codes for MILDDLRTPIVLAPMAGGPSTPELAAAVSAAGGLGFLAAGYLSAGDTADRIVRTRVLLGNDATPFGVNLFVPGAPTPPERFAGYLERLGRNHPLGDAKFDTDDWDAKLDALVTDPVAVVSFTFGCPAASEVARLHAVGSEAWVTVTSVAEAHIALEEGADALIAQGAEAGGHRATFVDRPDDDAVDPLSTLALVQLLTAATDRPAVAAGGIATGAAVAAVLTAGARAAQLGTAFLNCPEAGTAPLHRDALAIDTPTMLTRAFSGRRARGLRNRFILDHPDAPAAYPEIHYATGPLRKQARADGNADAVNLWAGQTYPLTSADPAGDLVRSLSAGAKDALKSALSRGIQDC; via the coding sequence GTGATCCTCGACGACCTGCGCACCCCGATCGTGCTGGCACCGATGGCCGGCGGACCCTCCACCCCCGAACTCGCCGCCGCCGTCTCGGCCGCGGGCGGCCTGGGCTTCCTGGCCGCGGGCTATCTGAGCGCCGGAGATACCGCCGACCGCATCGTGCGCACCCGGGTCCTACTGGGCAACGACGCCACCCCGTTCGGCGTGAACCTGTTCGTCCCCGGCGCACCCACGCCGCCGGAGCGGTTCGCCGGATACCTGGAGCGCCTGGGCCGCAACCACCCGCTCGGCGACGCGAAGTTCGACACCGACGACTGGGACGCCAAGCTCGACGCCCTGGTCACCGATCCGGTGGCGGTCGTGTCGTTCACCTTCGGCTGCCCGGCGGCGAGCGAGGTGGCCCGGCTGCACGCGGTCGGCTCGGAGGCGTGGGTGACGGTGACGTCGGTGGCCGAGGCACATATCGCGCTGGAGGAAGGCGCCGACGCACTGATCGCCCAGGGCGCCGAGGCCGGCGGGCACCGGGCGACCTTCGTGGACCGCCCGGACGACGACGCGGTCGATCCGCTGTCGACGCTGGCCCTGGTGCAGCTGCTCACCGCGGCGACCGATCGGCCGGCGGTGGCGGCCGGCGGGATCGCCACGGGCGCGGCCGTCGCCGCCGTCCTGACCGCCGGGGCGCGCGCCGCTCAGCTCGGCACGGCCTTCCTGAACTGCCCGGAGGCCGGGACCGCGCCGCTGCACCGCGACGCCCTCGCCATCGACACCCCGACGATGCTGACCCGCGCGTTCAGCGGCCGCCGGGCCCGCGGGCTGCGCAACCGATTCATCCTCGACCACCCCGACGCACCGGCCGCCTACCCCGAAATCCATTACGCCACCGGGCCGTTGCGCAAGCAGGCCCGGGCCGACGGCAACGCCGACGCGGTCAACCTCTGGGCCGGACAGACATACCCGCTGACCAGCGCAGACCCGGCCGGGGACCTGGTTCGTTCGCTGTCCGCCGGAGCGAAAGACGCTCTGAAATCGGCACTTTCGCGGGGAATCCAGGATTGTTGA
- a CDS encoding SCO5389 family protein: MSLDVPTALLEQAERGEVSDAEFVECVRTSLPYAYEVVSRVASDLRSGTAEFADNQVAPPDEVARGQLLRAMASDSIRGGLERHFGVKLAFQNCHRVAAFPLSEVGGDTYTTFISTRAQLLNQSPELRNC, from the coding sequence ATGTCATTGGACGTTCCAACCGCACTACTCGAGCAAGCCGAACGCGGTGAGGTCTCCGACGCCGAGTTCGTCGAATGCGTCCGCACATCGCTGCCCTACGCCTACGAGGTGGTCAGCCGCGTGGCATCCGATCTGCGTTCCGGCACAGCCGAATTCGCCGACAACCAGGTGGCCCCGCCGGACGAGGTGGCCCGCGGCCAGCTGCTGCGCGCCATGGCGTCCGATTCCATCCGAGGCGGCCTGGAACGGCACTTCGGGGTGAAGCTCGCGTTCCAGAATTGCCACCGGGTAGCGGCTTTCCCGCTGTCGGAGGTCGGTGGCGATACCTACACGACCTTCATCTCCACCCGCGCTCAGCTGCTCAACCAGAGCCCGGAACTGCGTAACTGCTGA
- a CDS encoding DUF2255 family protein codes for MAKWTADELTRIAAMEELRLAAAGRDGTLRMPVTIWVVRHDRGLYVRSVNGATATWYRTATESGHGRIRAGSIDQDVSFVEADPALAGDIDTEYATKYQRYAASIISEITSARARSTTLELRPRR; via the coding sequence ATGGCGAAGTGGACGGCCGACGAGCTCACCAGGATCGCGGCGATGGAGGAACTGCGTCTGGCGGCCGCCGGCCGGGACGGGACGCTGCGGATGCCGGTGACGATCTGGGTGGTGCGGCACGACCGCGGCCTGTACGTGCGCTCGGTGAACGGCGCGACCGCGACCTGGTACCGCACGGCGACCGAGAGCGGGCACGGCCGGATCCGTGCGGGCAGCATCGATCAGGACGTCTCCTTCGTCGAGGCCGATCCGGCCCTCGCCGGCGACATCGATACCGAATACGCGACCAAGTACCAGCGCTACGCCGCGAGCATCATTTCCGAGATCACCAGTGCCAGGGCACGATCCACCACGCTCGAACTGCGGCCGCGTCGATAG
- a CDS encoding AMP-binding protein, with translation MTMDLLRSLGTRLWSELGYLRLCVSSGLVGIDSPVPLLSAGTAMLRYGGLPALLRLSAGRYGARNALVDELGSLTYRDLDDRSNRLANEWRKRGLRSGEGVAILARNHRGLLDAMFAAAKCGARIILLNTDFAGPQLRDVATREGADLLVYDEEYEPILGDLSPRRGAYRAWTENGHASSIESLIAAGSPAAPPAVGPGSRIILLTSGTTGTPKGAPRSEPRSLEPLGAVLSKVPFRPREVTECPAPLFHSLGFAMSLLAIGFGSTLVIRRRFDPQRVIDSMDQRRATSLIAVPVMLARMAELGPQALTGRDLSRLRVILVAGAQLGADLCRRATIMFGPVVYNLYGSTEVAYATVATPGDLAAEPGCVGKPVLGAVVRVLNADGAQAPAGVTGRVFVGNASQFEGYTGGGGRERVDGLMATGDLGHFDSAGRLFIDGRDDDMIVSGGENVFPGEVEELLNAHRRIREAAVIGVPDREFGARLKAFVVREDETLSADDVRAYVKATLARYKVPRDVVFLGELPRNPTGKVLGRLLREL, from the coding sequence ATGACGATGGACTTGCTCCGATCGCTCGGCACCAGGCTGTGGTCCGAACTGGGATATCTGCGGCTGTGCGTGAGCAGCGGGCTGGTCGGCATCGATTCCCCGGTGCCGCTGCTGTCGGCCGGGACGGCCATGCTGCGCTACGGCGGATTGCCTGCGCTGCTGCGACTTTCGGCCGGGCGCTACGGCGCCCGCAACGCCCTCGTCGACGAACTGGGCAGCCTGACCTACCGGGATCTCGACGACCGGTCCAACCGGCTGGCCAACGAGTGGCGCAAGCGCGGCCTGCGGTCCGGCGAGGGCGTCGCGATCCTGGCCCGCAACCATCGCGGCCTGCTGGACGCGATGTTCGCCGCCGCCAAGTGCGGCGCCCGGATCATCCTGCTGAACACCGATTTCGCGGGACCGCAGCTGCGCGACGTCGCTACCCGCGAGGGCGCCGATCTGCTGGTGTACGACGAGGAGTACGAGCCGATCCTCGGCGACCTGAGCCCGCGCCGGGGCGCCTATCGCGCCTGGACCGAGAACGGCCACGCGAGCAGCATCGAATCGCTGATCGCCGCGGGCTCGCCCGCGGCGCCGCCCGCGGTCGGGCCGGGTTCCCGGATCATCCTGCTGACCAGCGGCACCACCGGTACGCCGAAGGGTGCGCCGCGGTCGGAGCCGCGGTCGCTGGAGCCGCTCGGGGCGGTCCTGAGCAAGGTGCCGTTCCGGCCCCGCGAGGTGACCGAATGCCCGGCCCCGCTGTTCCACTCGCTGGGGTTCGCGATGTCGCTGCTGGCCATCGGGTTCGGTTCCACGCTCGTGATCCGGCGCCGCTTCGATCCGCAGCGGGTGATCGACAGCATGGACCAGCGTCGTGCGACGTCGCTGATCGCGGTGCCGGTCATGCTGGCCCGGATGGCCGAACTCGGCCCGCAGGCGCTGACCGGGCGCGACCTGTCCAGGCTGCGCGTCATCCTGGTGGCCGGTGCGCAGCTCGGTGCCGACCTGTGCCGCCGCGCCACCATCATGTTCGGGCCGGTGGTCTACAACCTGTACGGCTCCACCGAGGTCGCCTACGCCACCGTCGCCACCCCCGGCGATCTCGCCGCGGAGCCGGGCTGTGTGGGCAAGCCGGTGCTCGGCGCCGTGGTGCGGGTGCTGAACGCCGACGGCGCGCAGGCGCCGGCCGGCGTCACCGGACGGGTCTTCGTCGGCAACGCCTCCCAGTTCGAGGGCTACACCGGCGGGGGCGGCAGGGAGCGCGTCGACGGGCTGATGGCCACCGGCGATCTCGGCCATTTCGATTCCGCCGGAAGGCTTTTCATCGACGGCCGGGACGACGACATGATCGTCTCCGGCGGCGAGAACGTCTTCCCCGGCGAGGTGGAGGAACTGCTCAACGCGCACCGGCGGATCCGCGAGGCCGCCGTGATCGGCGTGCCCGACCGCGAGTTCGGCGCGCGGCTGAAGGCGTTCGTGGTCCGCGAGGACGAGACCCTCAGCGCCGACGATGTCCGGGCGTATGTCAAGGCCACGCTGGCGCGCTACAAGGTGCCGCGCGACGTGGTCTTCCTGGGCGAGCTGCCGCGCAATCCGACCGGCAAGGTGCTCGGGCGGCTGCTGCGGGAGCTGTGA
- a CDS encoding YiiD C-terminal domain-containing protein, whose protein sequence is MAETNSDAPAFADMMNGALQATIPIAHTMGVRALEVRPGFAATTVPIEGNGNHFGVMYAGVLFTVAEILGGAIPLATFDASKYYPLVKDLQIFFRKPAKTDVRAEASLPDEEIARITAAAEADGKAEFTLNATVTDADGVVVAETAGLYQLRTHGK, encoded by the coding sequence ATGGCCGAGACGAACAGCGACGCTCCGGCGTTCGCGGACATGATGAATGGGGCGCTGCAGGCCACGATCCCGATCGCGCACACGATGGGTGTGCGGGCGCTCGAGGTGCGGCCCGGCTTCGCGGCCACCACCGTGCCGATCGAGGGCAACGGCAACCACTTCGGCGTCATGTACGCGGGCGTGCTGTTCACCGTCGCCGAAATCCTCGGCGGCGCAATCCCGCTCGCCACCTTCGACGCCTCGAAGTACTATCCGCTGGTCAAGGATCTGCAGATCTTCTTCCGCAAGCCCGCGAAAACCGATGTGCGGGCGGAGGCGTCGCTGCCGGACGAGGAGATCGCCCGCATCACCGCCGCGGCCGAGGCCGACGGGAAGGCCGAGTTCACCTTGAACGCGACCGTCACCGACGCCGACGGCGTGGTGGTCGCCGAGACGGCGGGGCTCTATCAGCTGCGCACGCACGGGAAATAA
- a CDS encoding long-chain fatty acid--CoA ligase, which produces MLSTMQDEQLSLATLLRYATTFHGDATVSTWTGDGARTTTYRELGRECARLANALRGLGVGEGDRVGTFMWNNTEHMVAYAAVPAMGAVLHALNVRLFPEQLIYVANHAEDQVVIVDGSLVPMFAQYLPDLKTVRHVIVANGDAASLSAPDGVRVHSYTELLAAQPDTYDYPVLDERSAAGMCYTSGTTGDPKGVVYSHRSNWLHAAQVISPNGMGFTAHDTVLTIVPLFHANSWGIVYAALMSGASLLMPDRFLQPAPLLEMMAAVRPTFAAAVPTIWGGVLAGLEAHPQDISHLRTCVVGGAAVPPAMMRAFEEKHGVRLLHAWGMTETSPLGSVGHPPRGAEGEQEWAYRYTQGRFPAGVRARLVGDDGTVQPNDGEALGELEVRGPWIAASYYSPEGQAVDAEKFHDGWLRTGDVGKISPDGYLTLVDRSKDVIKSGGEWISSVDLENAIMGHPAVAEASVIGIPDEKWDERPLVAVVFKEGGTAEPAELRDFLADKFAKWQLPEYWTVVDEIPKTSVGKFDKKRLRARYADGELKVVTL; this is translated from the coding sequence ATGTTGAGCACGATGCAGGACGAACAGCTGTCGCTGGCGACGCTGCTGCGGTACGCGACGACGTTCCACGGCGACGCCACGGTGTCGACCTGGACCGGCGACGGTGCCCGCACCACCACCTACCGCGAACTCGGCCGCGAATGTGCGCGCCTGGCGAATGCGTTGCGCGGCTTGGGGGTCGGCGAGGGCGACCGGGTAGGCACGTTCATGTGGAACAACACCGAGCATATGGTCGCCTATGCCGCGGTGCCCGCGATGGGCGCGGTGCTGCACGCGCTCAACGTCCGGCTCTTCCCCGAACAGCTGATCTACGTGGCCAATCACGCCGAGGACCAGGTGGTGATCGTCGACGGATCGCTGGTGCCGATGTTCGCGCAATATCTGCCGGACCTGAAGACCGTGCGCCACGTGATCGTCGCCAACGGCGACGCCGCGAGCCTGTCCGCACCCGATGGCGTGCGGGTGCACTCCTACACCGAACTGCTTGCCGCGCAACCGGATACCTACGACTACCCGGTGCTCGACGAGCGCTCGGCGGCCGGGATGTGCTACACCTCCGGCACCACCGGCGATCCGAAGGGCGTGGTCTATTCGCACCGCTCCAACTGGCTGCACGCCGCGCAGGTGATCTCGCCCAACGGCATGGGCTTCACCGCCCACGACACCGTGCTGACGATCGTGCCGCTGTTCCACGCCAACTCGTGGGGCATCGTGTACGCGGCCTTGATGTCGGGCGCGAGTCTGCTGATGCCCGACCGGTTCCTGCAGCCCGCGCCGCTGCTGGAGATGATGGCCGCGGTCCGGCCGACCTTCGCCGCCGCGGTGCCGACCATCTGGGGCGGCGTGCTGGCCGGCCTCGAGGCGCACCCGCAGGACATCTCGCACCTGCGCACCTGCGTGGTCGGCGGTGCGGCGGTCCCGCCGGCGATGATGCGGGCGTTCGAGGAGAAGCACGGCGTGCGGCTGCTGCACGCCTGGGGGATGACCGAGACCTCCCCGCTGGGCAGCGTCGGGCATCCGCCCCGCGGTGCGGAGGGCGAGCAGGAGTGGGCCTACCGCTACACGCAGGGCCGGTTCCCGGCCGGCGTCCGGGCGCGCCTGGTCGGCGACGACGGCACCGTGCAGCCCAACGACGGCGAGGCGCTGGGCGAGCTGGAGGTGCGCGGGCCGTGGATCGCCGCCTCGTACTATTCGCCCGAGGGACAGGCGGTGGATGCGGAGAAGTTCCACGACGGCTGGCTGCGCACCGGCGACGTCGGCAAGATCAGCCCGGACGGCTACCTCACGCTGGTCGACCGCTCCAAGGATGTGATCAAGTCCGGCGGCGAGTGGATCTCCTCGGTGGATCTGGAGAACGCGATCATGGGCCATCCGGCCGTCGCCGAGGCGTCGGTGATCGGCATCCCCGACGAGAAATGGGACGAACGCCCGCTGGTGGCGGTCGTGTTCAAGGAGGGCGGCACGGCGGAACCGGCCGAACTGCGCGATTTCCTCGCCGACAAGTTCGCCAAGTGGCAGCTGCCCGAGTACTGGACCGTCGTCGACGAGATTCCGAAGACCAGCGTCGGCAAGTTCGACAAGAAGCGCCTGCGGGCCCGGTACGCGGACGGGGAGTTGAAGGTGGTCACGCTGTAG
- a CDS encoding NAD(P)/FAD-dependent oxidoreductase: MTRTPSILIIGAGFGGLGMALELQRAGIESFAIVEKAADLGGVWRENTYPGAACDVPSPLYSWSFEPKSDWPRRYSEQADIHAYIRKVAEKYGLLRKIRFGTEVTDAEFDERQGIWQVRTSDGATLTADVLVPAVGQLSRPALPNIPGIETFAGPSFHSAEWDHGVDLTGKRVACIGTGASAIQYIPEIQPAAGHLTLFQRSAAWVLPRFDTRYSATHHALFKHFPPSRLAERFAIWGVFELLSLALTDLPAIRKPVIALADRHRTQQVPDPVLREKLTPDYQAGCKRGLFSNDYFPALAQPNVTVETTDIEAITPTGIRTADGTEHEADVIIYGTGFKGTEILSPINIYGIGGRKLSDEWSPEGARAYLGMSVPGFPNLFMMYGPNTNLGAGSIIYMLESQARYIRQAVHYLSTRPGRFISARPATEQSWDDWLQKRLKDTPWNFCSSWYRNASGRITNNWPAATAIYRWKTRRFHPTDYDESTAPTPPPDPHPRHDATPHPPTR; the protein is encoded by the coding sequence ATGACTCGCACGCCGTCCATCCTCATCATCGGCGCCGGATTCGGCGGGCTCGGCATGGCGCTCGAACTCCAGCGCGCCGGCATCGAGAGCTTCGCGATCGTGGAGAAGGCCGCCGATCTGGGCGGAGTGTGGCGGGAGAACACCTACCCCGGCGCGGCGTGCGACGTGCCGTCGCCGCTGTACTCGTGGTCATTCGAGCCGAAATCCGATTGGCCGCGGCGTTATTCGGAGCAGGCCGACATCCACGCCTATATCCGCAAGGTGGCCGAGAAGTACGGGCTGCTCCGCAAGATCCGTTTCGGCACCGAGGTGACCGACGCGGAATTCGACGAGCGACAAGGGATCTGGCAGGTCCGCACGTCCGACGGCGCGACGCTGACGGCCGATGTGCTGGTGCCCGCGGTGGGCCAGCTGTCGCGCCCGGCGCTGCCGAACATCCCGGGCATCGAGACCTTCGCCGGCCCGTCGTTCCACTCGGCGGAGTGGGACCACGGCGTCGACCTCACCGGTAAGCGGGTGGCGTGCATCGGCACGGGAGCCAGTGCGATCCAATACATTCCGGAGATCCAGCCGGCGGCCGGCCACCTCACGCTGTTCCAACGGTCGGCCGCCTGGGTACTGCCCAGATTCGACACCCGGTACAGCGCGACGCATCACGCGCTGTTCAAGCACTTCCCACCCAGCCGCCTGGCGGAACGCTTCGCGATCTGGGGCGTGTTCGAACTGCTGTCGCTGGCGCTCACCGACCTTCCCGCCATCCGCAAGCCGGTGATCGCCCTCGCGGATCGCCATCGCACCCAACAGGTTCCGGACCCGGTGCTGCGCGAGAAGCTCACCCCCGACTACCAGGCCGGCTGCAAGCGCGGCCTGTTCTCCAACGACTACTTCCCGGCGTTGGCACAACCCAACGTCACCGTGGAGACCACCGACATCGAGGCCATCACCCCGACCGGCATCCGCACCGCCGACGGCACCGAGCACGAGGCCGACGTGATCATCTACGGCACCGGATTCAAGGGCACCGAGATCCTGTCGCCGATCAACATCTACGGCATCGGCGGCCGCAAGCTGTCCGACGAGTGGTCCCCCGAGGGCGCCCGCGCCTACCTCGGCATGTCGGTCCCCGGCTTCCCCAACCTGTTCATGATGTACGGCCCGAACACCAACCTCGGCGCCGGCTCCATCATCTACATGCTCGAATCCCAGGCCCGCTACATCCGCCAGGCCGTGCACTACCTGTCCACCCGCCCCGGCCGCTTCATCTCCGCCCGCCCCGCCACCGAACAGTCCTGGGACGACTGGCTCCAAAAGCGCCTGAAAGACACCCCCTGGAACTTCTGCTCCAGCTGGTACCGCAACGCCTCCGGCCGGATCACCAACAACTGGCCCGCCGCCACCGCCATCTACCGCTGGAAAACCAGACGCTTCCACCCCACCGACTACGACGAGTCCACCGCCCCCACCCCGCCGCCTGACCCGCACCCCCGCCACGATGCCACCCCACACCCCCCAACCCGGTAG
- a CDS encoding esterase family protein, with amino-acid sequence MSLRLDPASRSVSAGERMMGPVTLLPMRLVQVDMAQAPQPTRFPAERKRRSDCQMTQHSQAETVELEVVGLPPGEVDPDAELGNVFTAHNVSGKDRAAYALADDVVSDYKLSDDSMPQEGVYSGTYYHFRWVSNLVYPGVARSVYLYVPYGADQAESVNLLVCQDGPYYVGPQLRATTVLDNLVHKGEIPMTAGLFVCAGESGPGYPVFGGNHNRSIEYDVVNGDYARFLVEELFPVVRTKVRLTDDPRGRVICGISSGGACAMTAAFHRPQDFGNVISHCGSFINIRGAHQLPTMFRQTPRKPIRIWHQTGSRDLDIIFGSIPIANYDMDASLKYRRYDSRFVFGNGGHSLRHGGAVFPETLRWIFRDQVDDR; translated from the coding sequence ATGAGTTTGCGTCTGGACCCTGCATCGCGATCGGTGTCGGCCGGTGAGCGAATGATGGGGCCCGTCACGCTACTGCCGATGCGGCTCGTGCAGGTTGACATGGCGCAGGCGCCTCAACCGACCAGATTTCCTGCTGAACGAAAGAGAAGGAGTGATTGCCAGATGACCCAGCACTCGCAGGCGGAAACCGTCGAGCTCGAGGTCGTTGGATTGCCCCCGGGAGAGGTTGACCCTGACGCGGAGCTCGGGAATGTCTTCACGGCTCACAACGTCTCCGGTAAAGACAGGGCTGCATATGCGCTTGCAGATGATGTGGTTTCCGACTACAAGCTGAGCGATGACTCCATGCCTCAGGAAGGTGTGTATTCCGGCACGTATTACCACTTCCGCTGGGTCAGTAACCTTGTTTACCCCGGCGTCGCCAGAAGCGTGTACCTGTACGTTCCGTACGGTGCCGACCAAGCTGAATCCGTCAACCTCCTTGTATGCCAAGACGGCCCCTATTACGTCGGTCCGCAGCTCCGGGCGACCACTGTCCTCGACAACCTCGTGCACAAGGGCGAGATTCCTATGACTGCCGGCCTGTTCGTCTGCGCCGGTGAGAGTGGTCCCGGCTACCCTGTCTTCGGAGGGAACCACAACCGCAGCATCGAATACGACGTGGTTAATGGCGACTATGCACGATTCTTGGTGGAGGAGTTGTTCCCGGTCGTTCGCACGAAGGTGCGGCTCACCGATGACCCGCGGGGTCGCGTTATTTGCGGCATCAGTTCGGGTGGCGCCTGCGCCATGACAGCGGCGTTCCATCGTCCGCAGGATTTCGGTAATGTCATCTCGCACTGCGGCAGCTTCATCAATATCCGCGGCGCCCACCAACTCCCCACGATGTTTCGACAGACGCCGCGTAAGCCGATCAGGATTTGGCACCAGACAGGGTCACGCGACCTCGACATCATTTTCGGGAGCATCCCCATCGCCAACTACGACATGGATGCGTCTCTGAAATACCGCCGTTACGACTCTCGGTTCGTTTTCGGGAACGGGGGCCACAGCCTCCGCCACGGAGGGGCAGTGTTTCCCGAGACCCTCCGATGGATCTTTCGCGACCAAGTCGACGACAGATAG
- a CDS encoding NAD(P)-binding domain-containing protein: MKRIGIIGSGSIGAAVARLAVAADYDVLIANSRGPASLTDLIDELGPRAQAGEVRAAAEFGDIPVLAVPLAAYPNLPVDAFAGKTVLSTGNYYPHRDGRIEQLDSLKNTTAEYEQSLLPGTTIVKAFNNILFHHIPNLAHSSPRTALAIAGDDSEAKARVATIVNTLGFDTVDAGTLAESWRFEPESGAYTPIYAADEDKFAADYLADPGAPVQADRLRELLAVSHRPDVAARLF; encoded by the coding sequence ATGAAGCGCATCGGAATTATCGGTAGCGGATCGATCGGAGCGGCAGTCGCTCGACTGGCCGTCGCAGCCGACTACGACGTCCTCATCGCGAACTCGCGGGGCCCGGCGTCGCTCACGGACCTGATCGACGAACTCGGCCCCCGGGCCCAGGCCGGCGAGGTCCGCGCGGCAGCGGAGTTCGGCGACATCCCGGTCCTGGCCGTGCCTCTAGCCGCGTACCCGAACCTGCCCGTCGACGCCTTCGCCGGGAAGACGGTCCTTTCCACTGGGAACTACTACCCTCATCGCGATGGCCGCATCGAACAGCTGGACTCCCTGAAGAACACGACCGCCGAGTACGAGCAGTCGCTTCTCCCGGGCACGACGATCGTCAAGGCGTTCAACAACATCCTCTTCCACCACATCCCGAACCTGGCACACTCCTCCCCGCGCACCGCGCTGGCGATCGCCGGAGACGACAGCGAGGCAAAAGCGCGGGTCGCCACGATCGTGAACACCCTCGGATTCGACACCGTCGACGCCGGAACGCTCGCCGAATCCTGGAGGTTCGAACCGGAGTCCGGTGCATACACACCGATCTACGCCGCCGACGAGGACAAGTTCGCCGCGGACTACCTCGCCGACCCGGGAGCCCCCGTCCAGGCCGACCGCCTGCGAGAGCTACTCGCCGTCTCACATCGTCCCGACGTCGCGGCGCGACTGTTCTAA